taattttgaacGAGCAGCTGCAATGCAGCTCGCCAACGGCTTTAACCATTCTAACGGATCCAACGAGAGCTTATTAGCAGCATCGTTGAATGACTTAAGGTAAAATTAGCAACATTAAGAACTAAGAAGAAgacagaaaaataaataagtagTGATCTTCAGCACAagtatattttacaaaatacctTAGAATGAAtgtttaaccaaattttataCCAATGTAGGTCGTTGCGCAGTGGAGGGGCACCGACATCACGTGATGACGATGTCCAGAAGAAGAGAAAACGTCCCTCGAAGTCCTCGGTATgtacatttttcatttatctAAACGAGCGTATAAGGCGGTGTTTGTATTTAACGATTTATCTACTTTTCTTTTAGGGGAACAAAAAAAATGCCAATGGTACTGAAACGTCGAAGCGAATGAGAAGCTCACCTTCACAAAGTAACATTGAGTACCATTACCAACGGGCAAAAGAGTACGAGTAAGTAAGCCGAATTTTCTTTCAGTTCCGTCCACAAAACTTCCAGCCCAATCGAGTTCTTCTTCTGTTTATAGAACGATGCCGGAAGAGCAACAAAAAATGCATAATTCAGCTCATAGATCGCATTGGAAGCATTTACTCTTTGTCACACGAAGTAGCCCCAACTTTGTAAAAACGTTCAAATATGCCAAGGTATCTGGTAAATACATTGCATGGATGGTTGTGCACCACGATTTATTTCCCATAATTTGTGCCTTTATCTCTACCTCACAATATACGAGTGTAGCCTTGCCCTTTATGTTATAGTACGATGAATGGTCGTCTGAAGCACGTGATATTTTCGCCATATCGCAGCCGGACAAGTACAGGTGGTCATTTCTCACTATTTCCAAGCAGGGCGATGTCCTTTGCGACCGTATAAAGGGCCGTATTCAAGATCTTAAAGACATGGAATTGGAAGACAAACCCGAATGGTGTCCACCGGTAACGTCGGAAATATTGGATTGGACTAAACTAACGCAGcataattttgcttcaaaCTTAGTTCCTTTATTTTGTAGCTGTTAAAGTTTTTCTCCTTTTCCAGGAGGAAGTTTTGGATACTGCAATCAAAAGAGCAGACACTCGTTTAATACAACTTAGAAAAATTATAGCTGCACGGTGGGTAGCGCATTGGTTTTCTCAGATCATTCAAAGTTACGTTAAAATCTTAAGTTTGtatgaaaaactttgttttcctGTAGAAAGTTGCTAGCTGAGCAAAATGGAGATGCGCCGCCGCCGACTAAGCAAAGAGCTTTGACGAAGGTGAATAGAAATCCAAAACgtccaaaaaaaaacatccaAAACgtataaaaactataaacaatATTTCTCCCATGAAATGCTGCAAAGCTTAAAACTGGTCTGTTACCACGTTTTCAACAATACCGTTTGTAATTTTCTCTTTCGCAGACCACCAACTCAAGACGCCGCCATGCCATAAAGTCCAGACCAAATAAGATTGTTTTGCCACCAGCATTGCATGCACAACTTTGGCCAGCATGTTTACCGCCCAAATCGGATGCCAGTCCGAAGAAGCAGAAAATAAAGAAGGAATCAGCAAAGCCACCCGAAAAGTAAATTAAATGACAATGTTTTACCACTGATCTCAAAATTCTTATCTTATAATGTTGTAAGGTATGGTTTGAAGCTAAGAcagcaaacaaaagttttggaataAGGGAGTTACCAAGACTATATAGTTCATTTGAAATATCTCTATTCGTTTCTACACAGTCTTTTCTCTTGCTATTTAGTtaacgttttgaaaaataatggaAACGATGCATGTTTTCAAAAGACGTCTTTCAAAACATCTGTCTTGACATCTATTGTGATTTGCTTGTTTTAATGTTCTCCTGGAGGTTCTGTCAGTGGGTTCCCTATGCAAACTTAACCGATTTTAATTAGTCagaacaaattttgtttagaaTGCAAGTAGGTTATGAATATTTAACTCATGACATGTGTTAAAGCTGATGCGTACTAACTGTAATTTTCTTGTTCAATGTGAATTCAACTGGTTACTCAGGTAAAACAGCTTTAAGTGCAATTGTAACAAACATTTCTTATTAGTTGGTGAAATAAATACAGCGAACCGTACCCTATACATAATTGTTTTGATATTATGTGAATGAATATTTAAGTTCTATAGATTCGATTGGATATAATATGAGCGCAGAAGATTTATTAAACTCGAGAACAAAGTTGTACGTTGTTGTCTTCGATCACTGTTTCTAAACGTCGATCGGGTATGATACGATGCATAACGTATAAGATgcttttaactgtttttttttgtatcttATACTGGTAATGCTGCAGTCCAGAAGTATGAAAGGAAAGTGTGAAAGTGAAACATACACAATTGTGCAAACGGTTATACAAATTTCggaatattttaattttcttattAACTGCAACGTATAGGG
The Clavelina lepadiformis chromosome 4, kaClaLepa1.1, whole genome shotgun sequence DNA segment above includes these coding regions:
- the LOC143453468 gene encoding uncharacterized protein LOC143453468 translates to MANKSRFCVQFSSARPDSASKIRILFNDSQPGEIQKIWKELYNTNAPKDVKIICENQSSYALNNPKDFAAFMAIAEDQYRIHPSKPMSVVLAISGDYYTLTTTSTSSQDSSPERHHNEETTNGFCNQPTKEEESPCSSGIKNLKISDDSPHNSSDHAGNSENSQERNHEILHNDHGAQDLSMKSNGHHKFDQVHRNGGPDQGLGLSAFPFYDKVRESSIYKNGFSPCQISSPTVSCAAANFVSNMQQQRLMGHSPSASFILQSFWRNNFERAAAMQLANGFNHSNGSNESLLAASLNDLRSLRSGGAPTSRDDDVQKKRKRPSKSSGNKKNANGTETSKRMRSSPSQSNIEYHYQRAKEYETMPEEQQKMHNSAHRSHWKHLLFVTRSSPNFVKTFKYAKYDEWSSEARDIFAISQPDKYRWSFLTISKQGDVLCDRIKGRIQDLKDMELEDKPEWCPPEEVLDTAIKRADTRLIQLRKIIAARKLLAEQNGDAPPPTKQRALTKTTNSRRRHAIKSRPNKIVLPPALHAQLWPACLPPKSDASPKKQKIKKESAKPPEK